In Trichoplusia ni isolate ovarian cell line Hi5 chromosome 2, tn1, whole genome shotgun sequence, the DNA window TCCATCCATCGAGTGCCATTTACTCATACTCGTCACTAAAACCCATAGGCATGACCATACCCAGTGCAGTACTTCGTATAGAAACCGTAGCATGATAAACTTGCCTGTCGAATACCACAATTGGCCAACACAGACAATAATGAGACTACGATGATATACAACATATAACAcgatcttttaaataaatgccaGATTACAAGataattgtgaaatattatttatgaaatttgcaaattaaatatacacagaattacatacacaaaattacataaaagctTAGAAAATCGTATGAAggatctattttattattacaatattacataCGACTATTTAATTTCTCACATCTGGTCCATTCGACGTAACCATTATCTTCCATATTTGAACGCGTTCGAATAAAACTTATGTGTACAGTAAATAGATGCCTATTAATAAagagattaaattttaattgccaTCGTCTTTGGGGGACCTAATATACTGCAAACGGGAATAGTAAATGGATTGAATGCTAGAATTTGATctgtatttattgttgttcaTTTACAAATCAAGTTTTTTTGAAAGATGGCATTAATTTAAGGTAATTGAATATTTCCTACTAAGTATAGAGGTGCCTTAGCGGCGTATTATATTATAACGTGAGTCAGACGCAAGCTATTCTGTAGCATATATAAAATAATCCTATTAATCCGGCATGCGTAAGTTTCGTACCAATGTTCGTTGCACACAGCTGCACCTCCTCctgcaacaaaacaaacatttgcatTATTCTTTCTCTTATTTTAACGTTACGTAAAGCTTTTGTCTAAAAGCCCGTTTAAATACCCGTTTTCCCACACGAGATAGTCTATCACAACGTAGTAAGTGTAGTgcttgtggaagcgtgacagcacactcgcaataatattactttaaaacgtggcgGTTGGCCCCAAGATATTCTATAGtcctgcagtaaggaatttgatcCCTGGGTCGCGGCCcggggttcacaaacatttacataaaactatgttggggtcgtctTCCAGTCTAAACGGCTTCAGCTTAGTACTAAAGTTTTGCAAGGAACAACTGcttatctgaactcctcaacccagttacctgggcaacacgatacatcCTCGTTAGACTCTCAAgcttgactacctgtaacgactgtcaaaagtGTAGGAATAATAGCctggacccacaatttaacttccttccaaaacacggaggaactcttgatgacaaagatggtcacccatctgcgGACCAGTTGCGTCATGcgaagcttaacctgtgatcgattcacttttgCGGTTATAGCAAGCTACTCCTCTTGTctcatatatgtacatataatgATCCCGTTTCGAATATATCAGTAGTACATGTAGATGTGTCACCTCGTGAGCCCGGTGTGGGGGCCGCGCGCCCTCCTCAGTGTGTGCAGTGCAGCACCTAACAGCAGCCGCcgccggccgcgccgcccgcgcccgcgccgcccgcgcccgccgcgccgcccgccgtcGAGTGCTGGGGACCGATCTTGATGCCGTTCGCCTAAACAGATGTACTATGTATTAGTGTCTATATCATTTTTCTTCTTAGCTTTTCGATATACCAACTATTTCATATGCAATTATGATTTGTTGTGCTTCAGAATTTACGGAGAACAAAATGTACTAAAGAGGAGttggatgaaattttgtacGAGAATTTCCACCACTGACAAAGTTTTGTAAAGcttgatgatgataattattttttcatttattggaCATGCATCATAATTATCACCATCATCTCAGCCtgtagctgtccactgctggaaaTAGGCCTCTCCAAAGTTTCCCAGCGCGACCAGTTCATGCATGggaactttaattataaatttatgcgTTCATTGCAATTATAGGttgtaaaacttaaaacactCATTAGTAAACTTTTCGAACATTTTCGCATACAATGTTATCACACAAAAAATCCCCAAACAATACCATTCCCATCACCCCATTCAATGGTAAACTCCCATTCGAACATAGTATCGATTATAAGATAAGCGAATCGCATCTGACCTCATTGTTGATATCGAACACGCCCTCCTGTATTTTCTCGTAGATCTCTTTGGCAGTGTTGATGAACGCCTCCTCGACGTTGGCCGCGGTCTTGGCCGAAGTCTCCATGAAGACCAGTCCGTGCTCGCGGGCGAAGGCTTCACCCTCCTCCTTCTTTACTTCACGTCGTGATTCCAAGTCACTGGataaaaaaaggttgtaaatCATGAGAGTCAACTGGAAGAAAGTGGAGTGGTCTTTGGAAACTTTAggatactaaaaaaaatgcattatgaGGCCAAATTATCACCAACTCTACACGTTATGGTTCACTACAATCGAGCATAGACTTCCTCAAGTAGCACCATCTTCCCGTCTTCCGCCTTCCGCATTTAGACCGACcagtaacattatttaaagcagacttataattttaacaaaggGCCggtgttgttagtttatatctGAGTACTGGTTACGCAATATCTCTtactatataatttaaaataagtgctTGCGACAGTACCCTTCAATGCTCATCCAAATGTAAATTTCCATGTGGGTGCTTTACATACCATTAAGAATCTATTTTAAACCAATAACAATCCGCAAGTAACTTAAAACAACGCtcattatcataaaataatacgtatcaattaaaacaataaataatatagattcTTGAAGCCCTTCATTTTATACACaaacaatctatactaatatataaagctgaagagtttgtttgtttgtttgtttgtttgtttgaacgcgctaatctcgggaaccactggttcgatttgaaaaattctttttgtgttgaatagaccatttatcgaggaaggctataggctatataacatcacgctgcgactaataggagcgaagatacaatggaaaatggggaaaattctaaccacgtggacgaagtcgcgggcaacagctagttgaatatAATTATCTATGCGCTGAATTCTATGACCCAAGgatgaataataaacaaactacgGTAACTTACAAACAATAACCCGTCCGTTTCGAGTTTCCGTTCAACTATAACGGTGAACTAGCTAAGGAGAAACATTAACAAACTGCTAAGTCACAAAAGATAACGGCTGCTACACAATGCACTTTGTTCACACAGTTAGCATAATATGACGAGCACGAAATTCAAATGTTTCGGACGGAAAAGCGGAGCCTACTACCATATCACggaatattattgcagttgttgaagAGTGAGAGCGCACTACACGGgatagagcggcgtctctttcgaaactaaaataatagtCCTTTAAGATGTGGTAGTACCCCCCCCCAGGAATATTTCACAGAAACTTTACATACAAATGTTTAACGTATTTCGTTCCACATgtcatgtttattttacatgCTACGGTTTAACAAGAATAGGTTTTTACGCCTTAATAGTGGAAAGCGTTTTGTAACTCTGTTTCGTATTACAGGCGAAATTGGTTGCTAGTATGTAAAAATAGCCTCAAGTGTGAATGTGAATTTGAAATTAGGCTCGTTTTCGATTACAGCTGAACAAATATCTACAATTTCTCAGGAAGTAAATAGTAACTTGTCATTTCATGCGGTTTATACTatacaaataacttatttaaatgccGGTTAAAATTGAAAGAGTACTAATGGGatcattaacatttatataGATACGGAAATCCCAAAAGTGATATGAATAAATGTACCCAATGACGCACATAGTTTCCCTAGTGCCTAAAACCCATTGAGAAGATACCTATATTAGACCTAGTTTAGAGCTATATTGCAACAACCTTCTATTAGTGTAAAAGATGTCAGCCATAAGACTCCAAGAGCCAATTTTTGCGCATCCGTGAATTTAAGTCTACCATCTGTAATAGCTGAGACAACTCATAAAATTACGACAGCTTGTGTCAACATTCAAGTGGTAAATGACTGCGAACCCTTACCTCTTATTTCCAATCAACATGATGACCATGTTGGAGTTAGAGTGCTGGCGCGCATCCTCGAGCCAGGTGGTGAGGTGGTTGAATGTGTCCCGCCTGGTGATGTC includes these proteins:
- the LOC113504336 gene encoding ras-related protein Rab-2A, whose product is MAYAYLFKYIIIGDTGVGKSCLLLQFTDKRFQPVHDLTIGVEFGARMITIDGKQIKLQIWDTAGQEAFRSITRSYYRGAAGALLVYDITRRDTFNHLTTWLEDARQHSNSNMVIMLIGNKSDLESRREVKKEEGEAFAREHGLVFMETSAKTAANVEEAFINTAKEIYEKIQEGVFDINNEANGIKIGPQHSTAGGAAGAGGAGAGGAAGGGCC